Sequence from the Flavobacterium sp. TR2 genome:
TTATGCTCTTTTCAGCCAGCCAAGAATTGGAAGACTGCAAAAAGAAGCCCTTCCAAAAGTTTTGCGACATACCGAGACCGAAACATTTCATCATAACGAACACCATTTTCAAACCTATATTTGGAAAGGAAATGAAACCAAAATTCTTTTGGTCCACGGATGGGAAAGCAATGCTGCACGCTGGAAAAAAACACTGCCCCATCTTCAAAAATCAGGAAGCACCATAATCGCCATCGATGCACCCGCTCACGGACAAAGCAGCGGAAAAGAATTTAATGTTCCTCTTTATGCAGAATTCATCAATAAAGCGGTAGAAAAATATCAGCCAGAAATTATTATTGGGCACTCTATTGGTGGCGCTGCCTGTGTTTATCATCAGCACTTATTTCCAGATACGAGCATTAACAAAATGGTTATTCTAGGCGCTCCATCAGATCTAAAAACTTTGATCGACAACTATGTTTCGATGCTGAGTCTCAACACTAAAATGTTTTCACTTTTAGAAAGCAAATTTATGGATCGCTTCAATTTCAAGCTAGAAGATTTTTCGGGACAGAAATTTGCTTCAGGATTTAATATTCCCGGATTGATTGCCCATGACACTTCAGATAATATTGTGGCTTTTGCCGAAGGTAAAAAAATAGCCAGCAATTGGAAAAACAGTCAATTTATTGAAACCACTGGTTTAGGACACGGAATGCATGATGATGAATTGTATGACAAAGTGATTGAGTTTTTATTTTCAGAAGATTCAAAGTGACATAGGTCACTCATAATTCATAATTCATAATTCATAATTTATAATTCAAATAAAATGATCGCTGTAATTTTTGAAGTTGTTCCTCATGAAGGAAAGAAAGAAGAGTATCTGGATATTGCAGCTAGTCTGCGTCCAGAATTAGATAACATTGAAGGATTTATTTCGATAGAGCGATTTCAAAGCTTTACCGATCCTTCAAAAGTGCTGTCTTTATCTTTTTGGAGAGATGAAGAAAGCATTCAGCAATGGAGAAATCTTGAAATGCATCGTGCCGCACAAGCTAAAGGCCGAAATGAAGTTTTTAAAAATTATCATTTACGAATTGCAGCTGTAGTGCGTGACTACGGAATGTTCGACAGAAAAGAAACTCCAGAAGACAGTTCGGCTTTTCATGATTCCTAAAAAAGGTTCAAAGGTACAGAGGCTGAAAGCAACAAAGTTTTTTTTCAAAATCTAAAGTCTAAAGTCTGAAATCTAAAACTCTAAGATGTCTAAACTTTTGCCTATTTTTGCAGTATGGAAGAAAATTTAAAACGTCTTAATAAATTTATTGGAGAAACGGGCTATTGTTCTCGTCGTGAAGCTGATAAATTGATCGAAGAAGGACGCGTGACCGTAAATGGTACTGTTGCAGAAATGGGAACCAAAGTTTCGCCAGATGATGAAGTGCGCATAAACGGAAAATTAATCGTTGAAAAAAACGAAAAAATGGTTTATCTGGCTTTCAATAAACCTGTGGGAATTGAATGCACAACCAATTTAGAAGTCAAAAATAATATTGTTGATTATATTAATTATCCGAAACGAATTTTCCCGATTGGAAGATTGGATAAAGCCAGTGAGGGATTAATCTTCATGACCAATGACGGCGATATCGTCAATAAGATTCTTCGCGCAAGAAACAATCACGAAAAAGAATATACCGTTACGGTAAACAAACCTATTACAGAACGCTTTATTCAGAGAATGGGAAATGGCGTTCCGATTCTAGATACGGTTACTAAAAAGTGTAAAGTAGAACAAATCAGCAAATATACTTTTAAGATCATTCTAACGCAGGGATTAAACCGCCAGATTAGAAGAATGTCTGAATATTTGGGTTATGAAGTTACAGCTTTAAAACGCATTAGAATTATCAATATTTCTTTGGATGTTCCCGTTGGCCGTTATCGTGATTTAACTGATGCTGAAATAAAAGAACTCAATAAACTTATTGAACCTTCAAGCAAAACTGAAGAAGCGAGTTTTCCTAAAGTTGAAAATTCAAGCTCTGCTTCAACTCCAACTAGAAGAAAAACATTTATTTCAAAACATGATCCTCGATTTAAAAAAAGAGGAGATAATAAATAAAAAGAGGCAAATTTGTAGATTTTTTGCAAGCTTGAGAGAATCAAACTATTTGTAGCAAAAGACAAATGTTTACGGCACAAAGCTCCACAGGAGCGACATAATTTTATTCTTAAATATATGTCGCTCTCTGGAGCTTTTATCATTTGTCTTTTTATAATGCTATAAATATTTTACCTCTCTGGGGTTTTACAGCAAAAAAACTATCCTTTGAAATATTTTTTAGACTATTCTCTTTTATCCAAAAACTCATAATACAAGGCTTTTGACAAAAAGTTTGAATTTTGATAGTTCAAAATCAATTCCTCTCTTACTGCTTCTGCATATTTCCCGTCTAGGCTGTTTTGTTTGAAATATTCACGGCGAATGTCATCATTAAAATTCAATCCGCTTAAAAAGACCGGTTCTACTCCTTTATTTACAGAGATATTATAATTAGTCACCAAACTCCCCCAATTTACATAACTGCATAAAAGAACTGTTCCATAAAAATACCAGACCATTTGGTTGAAAAGATACGCGTTGGTTTTTTGCTTTCTTATCTTTTGAAACGAAACTGCCAATCCGATAATTGCAAGAATCAGAAAAGCATAAACCCCTAGCCTTTTATAAGTAAGTCCATAAAACGAAACGTATTCTGTATTTTTAGCCATAGCGCTTACAATTAGAACTACATTTAATGCCAGCCAAACTTTTGCCAGATTTTTTAAAGCTTTAGCTTTTTCATCAAAATTAAAACCTCCTTTAAAGTAAAACAGGATTACTCCAACCGCCATTAGAATTGAGAAAATAACCGCATTTACGCGTTCATGTGTGTCGGCGCTTAGATTTGTTTTCTCAATAACTTCAAAAAATTGTTCATAATTGTACGTTCCAATAAAAACTAAAAGCATAATATTTAGAAGAAACAAGGTAATTTCTCCGCTTTTTCTTTCGAAGTCCAAGTCGAGGAATGAAAATGTGCTTTGGTTTTTGACTTCAGA
This genomic interval carries:
- a CDS encoding alpha/beta fold hydrolase, giving the protein MKIKKGIRFITLKSVGSYINFLSYVRPQKAMELSYALFSQPRIGRLQKEALPKVLRHTETETFHHNEHHFQTYIWKGNETKILLVHGWESNAARWKKTLPHLQKSGSTIIAIDAPAHGQSSGKEFNVPLYAEFINKAVEKYQPEIIIGHSIGGAACVYHQHLFPDTSINKMVILGAPSDLKTLIDNYVSMLSLNTKMFSLLESKFMDRFNFKLEDFSGQKFASGFNIPGLIAHDTSDNIVAFAEGKKIASNWKNSQFIETTGLGHGMHDDELYDKVIEFLFSEDSK
- a CDS encoding antibiotic biosynthesis monooxygenase, producing MIAVIFEVVPHEGKKEEYLDIAASLRPELDNIEGFISIERFQSFTDPSKVLSLSFWRDEESIQQWRNLEMHRAAQAKGRNEVFKNYHLRIAAVVRDYGMFDRKETPEDSSAFHDS
- the rluF gene encoding 23S rRNA pseudouridine(2604) synthase RluF, with the translated sequence MEENLKRLNKFIGETGYCSRREADKLIEEGRVTVNGTVAEMGTKVSPDDEVRINGKLIVEKNEKMVYLAFNKPVGIECTTNLEVKNNIVDYINYPKRIFPIGRLDKASEGLIFMTNDGDIVNKILRARNNHEKEYTVTVNKPITERFIQRMGNGVPILDTVTKKCKVEQISKYTFKIILTQGLNRQIRRMSEYLGYEVTALKRIRIINISLDVPVGRYRDLTDAEIKELNKLIEPSSKTEEASFPKVENSSSASTPTRRKTFISKHDPRFKKRGDNK
- a CDS encoding DUF4173 domain-containing protein; translated protein: MKKHQIIFVCTAVFILLFYNESVGINISIFGVLLTLLISYFFQEKLVDRSHLILVMTSILSCFAFAWYGDAASFFALALSILFLQFKTQERELKIVQIFPLIFLNGFTSIGRIFIFRQWLPERKIHNDFAKKLVAFVVIPVLFLGLFFIVYSFGSDHFSSLFTDYEFDINLPQLIAMCILGFYISFSFWNYWVPDACYEFNPKLNNDFSDVSEVKNQSTFSFLDLDFERKSGEITLFLLNIMLLVFIGTYNYEQFFEVIEKTNLSADTHERVNAVIFSILMAVGVILFYFKGGFNFDEKAKALKNLAKVWLALNVVLIVSAMAKNTEYVSFYGLTYKRLGVYAFLILAIIGLAVSFQKIRKQKTNAYLFNQMVWYFYGTVLLCSYVNWGSLVTNYNISVNKGVEPVFLSGLNFNDDIRREYFKQNSLDGKYAEAVREELILNYQNSNFLSKALYYEFLDKRE